From Triticum aestivum cultivar Chinese Spring chromosome 4A, IWGSC CS RefSeq v2.1, whole genome shotgun sequence, a single genomic window includes:
- the LOC123087678 gene encoding uncharacterized protein isoform X1, with amino-acid sequence MASPPSPPPPPAPTTIFDLGDDLLREIFLRLPALPTLVRAACACRAFRRAARTFPSFRRSFRERHAPPVLALFLEPNMEVVPLHPCPWRRRDPDLVAADFFDVRHGDALSSGWKINSETPSSGGYLILDNWSEGAQRVAAYSPLTQVLDLFLDLPPVGKIYLEFYTLLPEDGRRPSHVVCVRVDGQRAERAAVFSSDTMEWQIFPETTLQLTVSDRLRASGVVHGLVYWRGWMHDQIVVLETMTFQFSLIDLPTPLKPELGESTYKLGETKDGKLCIVDIKDNTIVSWFLDNGSVLNSWITYKNFPLRPIVRELTGCSMEEEDYCNVNVDLVAVIDGFVYLCIFYLKDTEYRELYLSICLETSDMCKLYNGAYRHNEAAHPYVMAWPPSLVQSKVSLCLYQEESETEDDDPKDTEETSSVLIAALQSFSQALMNADKEKEIVAELDAFLRPAKDGKCSLISRIATLDVQMTTARNRILRISE; translated from the exons atGGCCTCCCCGccctccccaccgccgccgcccgctcccacCACCATATTCGATCTCGGCGACGACCTCCTCCGCGAGATCTTCCTCCGCCTCCCCGCCCTCCCGACCCTCGTCCGCGCCGCCTGCGCCTGCCGCGCCTTCCGCCGCGCTGCCCGCACGTTCCCCTCCTTCCGCCGCAGCTTCCGCGAGCGCCACGCGCCGCCCGTGCTCGCGCTCTTCCTCGAGCCCAACATGGAGGTCGTCCCGCTCCACCCCTGCCCCTGGCGCCGCCGCgacccggacctcgtcgccgccgATTTCTTTGACGTCCGCCACGGCGACGCCCTCTCCTCCGGGTGGAAGATCAATTCCGAGACTCCTAGCTCCGGCGGCTACCTCATCCTCGACAACTGGAGCGAGGGCGCTCAGCGGGTAGCCGCCTACAGCCCGCTGACGCAGGTCCTGGATCTGTTCCTCGATCTGCCGCCGGTGGGAAAGATCTACCTTGAATTCTACACGCTCCTCCCCGAAGACGGCCGGAGGCCGTCCCACGTGGTCTGTGTGCGTGTAGACGGCCAACGGGCGGAGCGCGCCGCCGTCTTCTCATCGGACACCATGGAGTGGCAAATTTTCCCAGAGACTACGCTGCAGCTGACTGTATCTGACAGGCTCAGGGCCAGCGGAGTGGTCCATGGGCTCGTttactggagaggctggatgcatgACCAAATTGTTGTGCTcgaaaccatgacctttcagttcTCCCTGATTGATCTGCCGACGCCTTTGAAACCGGAGTTGGGTGAATCTACATATAAGCTTGGTGAGACCAAGGATGGGAAGCTCTGCATCGTAGATATAAAGGATAACACCATTGTTTCTTGGTTCCTGGACAATGGCAGTGTCCTCAACAGCTGGATTACGTACAAGAATTTCCCATTGCGCCCAATTGTTAGGGAGCTCACTGGGTGCTCAATGGAGGAAGAGGATTATTGTAATGTCAATGTGGACCTTGTGGCAGTTATCGATGGCTTTGTCTACCTCTGTATTTTCTACCTCAAGGACACAGAATATCGTGAGCTGTACCTGTCAATATGCCTGGAAACATCAGATATGTGCAAGCTCTATAATGGTGCATATCGGCATAATGAGGCGGCTCATCCCTATGTCATGGCATGGCCTCCCTCTTTGGTACAAAGCAAGGTGAGCCTGTGCTTATAT CAGGAGGAATCAGAAACTGAAGATGATGATCCCAAGGACACAGAAGAAACTTCCTCTGTCCTCATCGCTGCACTGCAGTCTTTCAGCCAAGCTTTGATGAATGCTGATAAAGAAAAAGAAATCGTGGCAGAGTTAGATGCCTTCTTGCGTCCCGCCAAAGATGGCAAGTGCTCTCTTATCAGCAGAATCGCCACTTTGGATGTGCAGATGACGACCGCGAGAAACCGTATCCTGAGGATAAGTGAATGA
- the LOC123087678 gene encoding uncharacterized protein isoform X2 yields the protein MASPPSPPPPPAPTTIFDLGDDLLREIFLRLPALPTLVRAACACRAFRRAARTFPSFRRSFRERHAPPVLALFLEPNMEVVPLHPCPWRRRDPDLVAADFFDVRHGDALSSGWKINSETPSSGGYLILDNWSEGAQRVAAYSPLTQVLDLFLDLPPVGKIYLEFYTLLPEDGRRPSHVVCVRVDGQRAERAAVFSSDTMEWQIFPETTLQLTVSDRLRASGVVHGLVYWRGWMHDQIVVLETMTFQFSLIDLPTPLKPELGESTYKLGETKDGKLCIVDIKDNTIVSWFLDNGSVLNSWITYKNFPLRPIVRELTGCSMEEEDYCNVNVDLVAVIDGFVYLCIFYLKDTEYRELYLSICLETSDMCKLYNGAYRHNEAAHPYVMAWPPSLVQSKVSLCLYEESETEDDDPKDTEETSSVLIAALQSFSQALMNADKEKEIVAELDAFLRPAKDGKCSLISRIATLDVQMTTARNRILRISE from the exons atGGCCTCCCCGccctccccaccgccgccgcccgctcccacCACCATATTCGATCTCGGCGACGACCTCCTCCGCGAGATCTTCCTCCGCCTCCCCGCCCTCCCGACCCTCGTCCGCGCCGCCTGCGCCTGCCGCGCCTTCCGCCGCGCTGCCCGCACGTTCCCCTCCTTCCGCCGCAGCTTCCGCGAGCGCCACGCGCCGCCCGTGCTCGCGCTCTTCCTCGAGCCCAACATGGAGGTCGTCCCGCTCCACCCCTGCCCCTGGCGCCGCCGCgacccggacctcgtcgccgccgATTTCTTTGACGTCCGCCACGGCGACGCCCTCTCCTCCGGGTGGAAGATCAATTCCGAGACTCCTAGCTCCGGCGGCTACCTCATCCTCGACAACTGGAGCGAGGGCGCTCAGCGGGTAGCCGCCTACAGCCCGCTGACGCAGGTCCTGGATCTGTTCCTCGATCTGCCGCCGGTGGGAAAGATCTACCTTGAATTCTACACGCTCCTCCCCGAAGACGGCCGGAGGCCGTCCCACGTGGTCTGTGTGCGTGTAGACGGCCAACGGGCGGAGCGCGCCGCCGTCTTCTCATCGGACACCATGGAGTGGCAAATTTTCCCAGAGACTACGCTGCAGCTGACTGTATCTGACAGGCTCAGGGCCAGCGGAGTGGTCCATGGGCTCGTttactggagaggctggatgcatgACCAAATTGTTGTGCTcgaaaccatgacctttcagttcTCCCTGATTGATCTGCCGACGCCTTTGAAACCGGAGTTGGGTGAATCTACATATAAGCTTGGTGAGACCAAGGATGGGAAGCTCTGCATCGTAGATATAAAGGATAACACCATTGTTTCTTGGTTCCTGGACAATGGCAGTGTCCTCAACAGCTGGATTACGTACAAGAATTTCCCATTGCGCCCAATTGTTAGGGAGCTCACTGGGTGCTCAATGGAGGAAGAGGATTATTGTAATGTCAATGTGGACCTTGTGGCAGTTATCGATGGCTTTGTCTACCTCTGTATTTTCTACCTCAAGGACACAGAATATCGTGAGCTGTACCTGTCAATATGCCTGGAAACATCAGATATGTGCAAGCTCTATAATGGTGCATATCGGCATAATGAGGCGGCTCATCCCTATGTCATGGCATGGCCTCCCTCTTTGGTACAAAGCAAGGTGAGCCTGTGCTTATAT GAGGAATCAGAAACTGAAGATGATGATCCCAAGGACACAGAAGAAACTTCCTCTGTCCTCATCGCTGCACTGCAGTCTTTCAGCCAAGCTTTGATGAATGCTGATAAAGAAAAAGAAATCGTGGCAGAGTTAGATGCCTTCTTGCGTCCCGCCAAAGATGGCAAGTGCTCTCTTATCAGCAGAATCGCCACTTTGGATGTGCAGATGACGACCGCGAGAAACCGTATCCTGAGGATAAGTGAATGA
- the LOC123087678 gene encoding uncharacterized protein isoform X3, whose amino-acid sequence MASPPSPPPPPAPTTIFDLGDDLLREIFLRLPALPTLVRAACACRAFRRAARTFPSFRRSFRERHAPPVLALFLEPNMEVVPLHPCPWRRRDPDLVAADFFDVRHGDALSSGWKINSETPSSGGYLILDNWSEGAQRVAAYSPLTQVLDLFLDLPPVGKIYLEFYTLLPEDGRRPSHVVCVRVDGQRAERAAVFSSDTMEWQIFPETTLQLTVSDRLRASGVVHGLVYWRGWMHDQIVVLETMTFQFSLIDLPTPLKPELGESTYKLGETKDGKLCIVDIKDNTIVSWFLDNGSVLNSWITYKNFPLRPIVRELTGCSMEEEDYCNVNVDLVAVIDGFVYLCIFYLKDTEYRELYLSICLETSDMCKLYNGAYRHNEAAHPYVMAWPPSLVQSKQEESETEDDDPKDTEETSSVLIAALQSFSQALMNADKEKEIVAELDAFLRPAKDGKCSLISRIATLDVQMTTARNRILRISE is encoded by the exons atGGCCTCCCCGccctccccaccgccgccgcccgctcccacCACCATATTCGATCTCGGCGACGACCTCCTCCGCGAGATCTTCCTCCGCCTCCCCGCCCTCCCGACCCTCGTCCGCGCCGCCTGCGCCTGCCGCGCCTTCCGCCGCGCTGCCCGCACGTTCCCCTCCTTCCGCCGCAGCTTCCGCGAGCGCCACGCGCCGCCCGTGCTCGCGCTCTTCCTCGAGCCCAACATGGAGGTCGTCCCGCTCCACCCCTGCCCCTGGCGCCGCCGCgacccggacctcgtcgccgccgATTTCTTTGACGTCCGCCACGGCGACGCCCTCTCCTCCGGGTGGAAGATCAATTCCGAGACTCCTAGCTCCGGCGGCTACCTCATCCTCGACAACTGGAGCGAGGGCGCTCAGCGGGTAGCCGCCTACAGCCCGCTGACGCAGGTCCTGGATCTGTTCCTCGATCTGCCGCCGGTGGGAAAGATCTACCTTGAATTCTACACGCTCCTCCCCGAAGACGGCCGGAGGCCGTCCCACGTGGTCTGTGTGCGTGTAGACGGCCAACGGGCGGAGCGCGCCGCCGTCTTCTCATCGGACACCATGGAGTGGCAAATTTTCCCAGAGACTACGCTGCAGCTGACTGTATCTGACAGGCTCAGGGCCAGCGGAGTGGTCCATGGGCTCGTttactggagaggctggatgcatgACCAAATTGTTGTGCTcgaaaccatgacctttcagttcTCCCTGATTGATCTGCCGACGCCTTTGAAACCGGAGTTGGGTGAATCTACATATAAGCTTGGTGAGACCAAGGATGGGAAGCTCTGCATCGTAGATATAAAGGATAACACCATTGTTTCTTGGTTCCTGGACAATGGCAGTGTCCTCAACAGCTGGATTACGTACAAGAATTTCCCATTGCGCCCAATTGTTAGGGAGCTCACTGGGTGCTCAATGGAGGAAGAGGATTATTGTAATGTCAATGTGGACCTTGTGGCAGTTATCGATGGCTTTGTCTACCTCTGTATTTTCTACCTCAAGGACACAGAATATCGTGAGCTGTACCTGTCAATATGCCTGGAAACATCAGATATGTGCAAGCTCTATAATGGTGCATATCGGCATAATGAGGCGGCTCATCCCTATGTCATGGCATGGCCTCCCTCTTTGGTACAAAGCAAG CAGGAGGAATCAGAAACTGAAGATGATGATCCCAAGGACACAGAAGAAACTTCCTCTGTCCTCATCGCTGCACTGCAGTCTTTCAGCCAAGCTTTGATGAATGCTGATAAAGAAAAAGAAATCGTGGCAGAGTTAGATGCCTTCTTGCGTCCCGCCAAAGATGGCAAGTGCTCTCTTATCAGCAGAATCGCCACTTTGGATGTGCAGATGACGACCGCGAGAAACCGTATCCTGAGGATAAGTGAATGA
- the LOC123087678 gene encoding uncharacterized protein isoform X4 gives MASPPSPPPPPAPTTIFDLGDDLLREIFLRLPALPTLVRAACACRAFRRAARTFPSFRRSFRERHAPPVLALFLEPNMEVVPLHPCPWRRRDPDLVAADFFDVRHGDALSSGWKINSETPSSGGYLILDNWSEGAQRVAAYSPLTQVLDLFLDLPPVGKIYLEFYTLLPEDGRRPSHVVCVRVDGQRAERAAVFSSDTMEWQIFPETTLQLTVSDRLRASGVVHGLVYWRGWMHDQIVVLETMTFQFSLIDLPTPLKPELGESTYKLGETKDGKLCIVDIKDNTIVSWFLDNGSVLNSWITYKNFPLRPIVRELTGCSMEEEDYCNVNVDLVAVIDGFVYLCIFYLKDTEYRELYLSICLETSDMCKLYNGAYRHNEAAHPYVMAWPPSLVQSKEESETEDDDPKDTEETSSVLIAALQSFSQALMNADKEKEIVAELDAFLRPAKDGKCSLISRIATLDVQMTTARNRILRISE, from the exons atGGCCTCCCCGccctccccaccgccgccgcccgctcccacCACCATATTCGATCTCGGCGACGACCTCCTCCGCGAGATCTTCCTCCGCCTCCCCGCCCTCCCGACCCTCGTCCGCGCCGCCTGCGCCTGCCGCGCCTTCCGCCGCGCTGCCCGCACGTTCCCCTCCTTCCGCCGCAGCTTCCGCGAGCGCCACGCGCCGCCCGTGCTCGCGCTCTTCCTCGAGCCCAACATGGAGGTCGTCCCGCTCCACCCCTGCCCCTGGCGCCGCCGCgacccggacctcgtcgccgccgATTTCTTTGACGTCCGCCACGGCGACGCCCTCTCCTCCGGGTGGAAGATCAATTCCGAGACTCCTAGCTCCGGCGGCTACCTCATCCTCGACAACTGGAGCGAGGGCGCTCAGCGGGTAGCCGCCTACAGCCCGCTGACGCAGGTCCTGGATCTGTTCCTCGATCTGCCGCCGGTGGGAAAGATCTACCTTGAATTCTACACGCTCCTCCCCGAAGACGGCCGGAGGCCGTCCCACGTGGTCTGTGTGCGTGTAGACGGCCAACGGGCGGAGCGCGCCGCCGTCTTCTCATCGGACACCATGGAGTGGCAAATTTTCCCAGAGACTACGCTGCAGCTGACTGTATCTGACAGGCTCAGGGCCAGCGGAGTGGTCCATGGGCTCGTttactggagaggctggatgcatgACCAAATTGTTGTGCTcgaaaccatgacctttcagttcTCCCTGATTGATCTGCCGACGCCTTTGAAACCGGAGTTGGGTGAATCTACATATAAGCTTGGTGAGACCAAGGATGGGAAGCTCTGCATCGTAGATATAAAGGATAACACCATTGTTTCTTGGTTCCTGGACAATGGCAGTGTCCTCAACAGCTGGATTACGTACAAGAATTTCCCATTGCGCCCAATTGTTAGGGAGCTCACTGGGTGCTCAATGGAGGAAGAGGATTATTGTAATGTCAATGTGGACCTTGTGGCAGTTATCGATGGCTTTGTCTACCTCTGTATTTTCTACCTCAAGGACACAGAATATCGTGAGCTGTACCTGTCAATATGCCTGGAAACATCAGATATGTGCAAGCTCTATAATGGTGCATATCGGCATAATGAGGCGGCTCATCCCTATGTCATGGCATGGCCTCCCTCTTTGGTACAAAGCAAG GAGGAATCAGAAACTGAAGATGATGATCCCAAGGACACAGAAGAAACTTCCTCTGTCCTCATCGCTGCACTGCAGTCTTTCAGCCAAGCTTTGATGAATGCTGATAAAGAAAAAGAAATCGTGGCAGAGTTAGATGCCTTCTTGCGTCCCGCCAAAGATGGCAAGTGCTCTCTTATCAGCAGAATCGCCACTTTGGATGTGCAGATGACGACCGCGAGAAACCGTATCCTGAGGATAAGTGAATGA